A genomic region of Zalophus californianus isolate mZalCal1 chromosome 1, mZalCal1.pri.v2, whole genome shotgun sequence contains the following coding sequences:
- the C1H21orf62 gene encoding uncharacterized protein C21orf62 homolog codes for MAPPLGQSLLLAITLGIFVLHSFSSGQKNSTLIFTKENTIRNCSCSADIQDCDYSLANLRCSCNTVLPLALEQASYSDHLTIWFTDASALGLLLNFTLVQDLKLSLCGTNTLPTEYLAICGLKRLRVNTEARRPSPEQSLLIYNGRESEPRQKPVWFRRGWQTCMYISFLDMALFNRKSSLKAYGIEDTAHITNHFPYLSYFETFPILSNRSYVITFIY; via the coding sequence ATGGCACCACCTTTGGGGCAGAGCCTCCTTCTGGCCATCACGCTGGGCATCTTTGTACTCCACAGCTTCTCGAGTGGGCAGAAGAACAGCACGCTGATTTTCACGAAGGAAAACACCATTCGGAACTGTAGCTGCTCTGCGGACATCCAGGACTGTGACTACAGTTTGGCGAACCTGAGGTGCAGCTGCAACACCGTCCTGCCTTTGGCCCTGGAGCAAGCCAGCTACAGCGACCATCTGACCATCTGGTTCACCGATgcatctgccctgggcctcctgtTGAACTTCACACTGGTCCAGGACCTGAAGCTTTCTCTGTGCGGTACCAACACCCTCCCCACTGAGTACCTGGCCATCTGTGGTCTGAAGAGGCTTCGCGTCAACACCGAGGCCAGGCGCCCGTCACCAGAGCAGAGCCTACTCATCTACAACGGCAGGGAAAGTGAACCCAGACAGAAGCCCGTGTGGTTTCGAAGAGGCTGGCAAACATGTATGTACATCTCATTCTTAGATATGGCACTTTTCAACAGGAAATCATCCTTAAAAGCCTACGGTATTGAAGACACTGCCCACATCACCAACCATTTTCCTTACTTGTCTTACTTCGAAACCTTCCCGATTTTAAGCAATAGGAGCTATGTCATCACGTTCATTTACTAA